In a genomic window of Melopsittacus undulatus isolate bMelUnd1 chromosome 1, bMelUnd1.mat.Z, whole genome shotgun sequence:
- the TMEM74 gene encoding transmembrane protein 74: protein MACMELLYLAKERRQAPLGTATDWKLPSPPCEQQQQQHEGGEVDPRAAAAVAALHCERHCKPLQRGPVAEPPLAPQPSPPGTSPWEHSAPSSTSQPCHPPEHLTRDEDGGKKKACCCAQELETSFTYVDENVNLEHASALSPPGSNCQDAPLQQHSCRELPPEWVHDSPSLVSEEEDAASEVAAGKSVDYGFISAILFLVSGILLVIISYVVPRDVTVDPNTVAAREMERLENESARIGAHLDRCVIAGLCLLTLGGVVLSSLLMMSMWKGEMYRRSRFASSKESAKLYGSFNFRMKSGANDNMLELSLVEEDVLAIDN from the coding sequence ATGGCTTGCATGGAGCTTCTTTATCTGGCCAAGGAGAGGAGGCAGGCACCCCTGGGCACCGCTACGGACTGGAAgctgccctcccctccctgcgagcagcagcagcagcagcatgagggGGGTGAAGTGGACCCCAGAGCAGCCGCTGCAGTGGCAGCCCTGCACTGTGAAAGGCATTGCAAGCCCCTGCAGAGGGGCCCTGTGGCTGAGCCCCCATTGGCACCCCAGCCATCTCCCCCAGGCACCTCACCCTGGGAGCACTCAGCACCCTCCAGcacctcccagccctgccacccGCCTGAGCACCTGAccagggatgaggatggagggaagaagaaagcctgctgctgtgcccaggAACTTGAGACGTCATTCACCTATGTGGATGAAAATGTAAACCTGGAGCATGCAAGTGCCCTCAGTCCTCCAGGGAGCAACTGCCAGGAtgcccctctgcagcagcattcctgcagggagctgccaccCGAGTGGGTGCATGATTCTCCTTCCCTGGTCTCTGAGGAGGAAGATGCTGCCTCAGAGGTGGCAGCCGGGAAGTCTGTGGACTATGGATTCATCAGTGCCATTTTGTTCCTGGTTAGTGGCATTTTGCTGGTGATCATTTCCTATGTGGTACCCAGAGACGTGACTGTGGATCCCAACACAGTGGCTGCCCGGGAgatggagaggctggagaatGAGAGTGCTAGGATCGGAGCTCACTTGGACCGCTGTGTTATCGCTGGGCTGTGTCTTTTAACCCTGGGGGGTGTGGTGCTGTCCAGCCTGCTAATGATGTCCATGTGGAAAGGGGAGATGTACCGGAGGAGCAGGTTTGCATCCTCCAAGGAGTCTGCAAAGCTGTATGGGTCTTTCAATTTCAGAATGAAGTCTGGTGCAAATGATAACATGCTTGAGCTGTCGTTAGTTGAGGAAGATGTGCTTGCCATAGATAATTAG